The segment CCTGTGGTCagattcaaaaataacattatgttggataaaaaatagtaaccctaaattaacttgttttgttaGTAACAGAGTCACAAAAGTATTATCACTTACAAACAAGCACGAGTGGTCATGGGTCCGCTCGGAGGATAACCCCGCCGACCTTTTGTCCCGAGGGGTAGCACCAGGCAAGCTGGAAACCAACCAGTTATGGTGGTCTGGGCCGGCGTGGTTGACCCAAAGTCCGGACACATGGCCGACCCACGATTCTGAGTCACTAAATCATGCACCCGAGGCCGAGAGCGACGTAAACATAACTCTCACCTTGGCTATTAGCACAGAATCTAACGACACGATACAATATCTTTTCCACAGGTGGTCAAGCGATAAAACACTTATtcatgtattagcatacatacttcgatttatatataatacaaaaaataaaactcgaacaattaatccaaataataaattatcaggaCCATTGTCCgtagaagaattaaaaaaatcggatcacgcattaattagacatgcacaaatggaatcattcccacacgaatataaattattgcaaaacaataaaccggttcttaacaaatcaaaaatattatctttacacCCATTCATGAAGGACGGACTCGTTCGCGTAGGCGGACGAATCGGTCTTTCGCATTatgcatatgaaaaaaaacatcctTTAATATTAAGTCACGAGCACGCGCTTACCAAACTACTGATGGCAAACGCACATATACGTACTCTGCACGCTGGCCCTCAGTTATTACTTTCAACTATTCGCGAGCGCATCTGGCCAACAAAAGGTAGGATGTTAGCctcgaaaattgtaaataaatgcgtTCCGTGTTTTAGAGCAAATCCAAAGACTACTAACCCTATAATGGGAAACTTACCCCCCTCAAGGGTAAATCCTTCCCCCCCCTTTGCTATCACGGGTATCGATTATGGAGGAccttataacattagagataggACAGGGCGTGGTTACAAGGTCTCTAAGTGCTATATAgcagtgtttatttgttttgcaacAAAGGCAATTCATCTCGAATTAATTACAGGGCTCGAGTCAGCCAATTTCCTGGCGGCGCTGCGACGATTCATCGCCAGGAGAGGTAAACCGAAGGAGTTGGTGAGTGACAATTCAACAACCTTTCATGGGGCTAGTAACGAGctaaaagatttacaaaaatacctacaggacAGCTCGAGCGAGCTAGTATCTCATTGCGCAGACGAGGGCATAAAATGGAGTTTTATTCCTGTCTATACACCTCATATGGGGTCCCTATgggaatctagtataaaacttaccaaatatcatttaaaaagagtGTTAGGGTTATCTTTGTTAACTTACGAACAATTTGTATCAATCCTATATCAGGTAGAATCTATGGTAAATTCTAGGCCACTATGTCCCTTACCTAGTTCAAATCCTGACTATCCTGTCCTTACGCCAGCTCACTTTTTAATTGGAAAAGCACCAAATTCACTTCCGGACGAAGATTATAACCATGTACCAAAGAACCGATTAACTCACTATCAACTTTTGCAACAAATCACGCAGGACTTCTGGCGGCGCTGGTCACGTGACTACATCGGAACGCTGCAGGAACGCACGAAGTGGAGGAGCGCGCGCGGCCCAAGCCTCGCAGTCGACACCGTCGTCCTGGTACGAGACGAGCGTCTGCCGCCCTGCCGGTGGAGGCTGGGCAAGATCGTCGCGACGCAGCCGGGCCGGGATGGCGTCACCAGGGTGGCCGTCATCCGAACCGCCAGAGGGGACATCCAACGCGCGTTCAATAACATTTGTCCATTACCTACTTCGGGTGAAGtcatataagtagtaaatacctaccaacagtaccaacctaatgtaaagttcaaataattataactaagtgtctaataagtataattaagtacctaaattaccttacttacctagtacctatgtacataattagaatacctactccctatttaaaataaaaatcatttcctattgttgtttcatttataagaatgggcacagatctaattaaaatttaagtaattacctaactataactcgtaacaaagaactctgcccatccttactgataggtaaaatgtataaagcctattctttgaaatacctaatgttactcataaaacattaactatttcaaggggtggcaaaatgttaagacctatcttaacaagtagcagataagtaggtattagcatacctaagtacctacttacctaatctagacagattaagtctctcaatcgtcctatgatatgtaaaggtgacatctaccgaaactattgtgtactagtttaagtgctcaataagctgttagctatgtcaatgtatgtaatagttcctaaccaatccgtagtgtcatagtgtggcgctgtactttactatataagcttctacatgtatgtagataagcccactttttctaaccagccttctgtaaaacattaaattaagatatcagattctctgctttcatttggtcgccattacctccaacgctgaacacaGATGTATGCAGGTATGTACCTATTCCCTTTTCATTCTTGGATTTTACGAAGAGTTTCTATGCGATATTGCGATATGTAGGAAGAAGGTCTGTGATATCTTACAAAGTAGAATTTATTGCATGGTATAACTATCGAATTTACCAGCAAAATGACACAGAAGCGGCCAGGAAAGTTCATAGGCAGCACTCTAAAAGCAACCCCATGCACGCTCGTATGGCCAATAATAAGCGACATTTGTCAACCGCCTCAGAAATTGGGTTCATACATTCTTTATAACTCGAATTTACTTTTCGTGAATATTTGGGAATATTTtctagttaaataaatttttgtttttcgtgcgcttacttacttactggtgtggcgcgacgacccgaagtggatcttggcctccgacaccaaagaccgccatgctactctgtccaaagccgtttctgtccattcgacggcgccgagttcgctgaggtctttctgcacgcTTTTCGTGCGCTAACGTAAAATATTCATGTCAAAATGGTTTCACAAACAAATGATACAAACAAAAATCTAGTTTACTTTTtcgttatattttaattttatctatatttttatttgtggttTTAGGCTGACACAATCTTCACACATTATGAAACAAGTCAGTAAACGAGTACCAATTATATtcgtacagtaccggccaataatattataaaatatcacctccatgtttttacggtataactttttttttatatttgtgagtgacttccacctcactgctttaggtagtctagtagtattcctttgtaagggcgatgagaaaaataggtctcatgtaatggtttttgatataggttttttttaaatgtattgtttacttcatttttttttagagttttttagtaatatgctgagccatcatcatcattatcatcatgtcagccgatagacgtccactgctggacataggcctcccccaaggctcgccactccgaccgatcctgtgccgctcgcatccaccgaattcccgcgaccttcaccaggtcgtcgctctatctcgttggaggcctaccggcagttcgtcttccggtacgcggacgccactccagaaccttcgtCGAATATTCGTCATAtacttgtataaaatgactagtaaaatatgcaatttacaaactaacctatattgtttactctatttaggctcatacaaaaacactccaaggtgatatattattggccggtactgtatgtcCGTTACGTTACTTATAATCGTCAAAaccaaaaaaatcattaaaattataaatatattaaaatatatatggcaaggtataagaaacaaataaaaaccaataTTTTGACATATAGGGACCTATTTAATGTGTGTGCGGTTTATATTCCCGGATACACGTAATATTCCCGATAATATGCCAACCAAAATATTCCCTCGTACCGGCTACCTGCTCCAATCTCCGTCATCCTAGTCACAACCTGC is part of the Cydia strobilella chromosome 17, ilCydStro3.1, whole genome shotgun sequence genome and harbors:
- the LOC134748791 gene encoding uncharacterized protein LOC134748791 isoform X10 — translated: MEVQFRSHHKTGLESANFLAALRRFIARRGKPKELDFWRRWSRDYIGTLQERTKWRSARGPSLAVDTVVLVRDERLPPCRWRLGKIVATQPGRDGVTRVAVIRTARGDIQRAFNNICPLPTSGEVI
- the LOC134748791 gene encoding uncharacterized protein LOC134748791 isoform X5, whose protein sequence is MEVQFRSHHKTGLESANFLAALRRFIARRGKPKELVSDNSTTFHGASNELKDLQKYLQDSSSELVSHCADEGIKWSFIPVYTPHMGSLWESSIKLTKYHLKRVLGLSLLTYEQFVSILYQVESMVNSRPLCPLPSSNPDYPVLTPAHFLIGKAPNSLPDEDYNHVPKNRLTHYQLLQQITQDFWRRWSRDYIGTLQERTKWRSARGPSLAVDTVVLVRDERLPPCRWRLGKIVATQPGRDGVTRVAVIRTARGDIQRAFNNICPLPTSGEVI
- the LOC134748791 gene encoding uncharacterized protein LOC134748791 isoform X4, whose amino-acid sequence is MDDFIAGGDDENQVAETASQVNEILRGANFTLRKWKSNSEVIIKRVSETHTHQNTHTTEFGDKTHKVLGLAWSSDSDELMYTIKENQISHPITKRKVLGVISSIFDPLGLTGPVIVVAKIFIQKLFKAQLDWDTELTQDLIQEWNTFYRDLFLLNQLKISRCTVIPNYVTIQIHGFCDSSIKAYGAAIYIRSSDRVGNVQVHLLYSKSKISPIQPQTIPNLELCSSLLLATHVDKIKRALKCDVSGINLWSDSKITLCWIKNSNPKLTCFVSNRVTKVLSLTNKHEWSWVRSEDNPADLLSRGVAPGKLETNQLWWSGPAWLTQSPDTWPTHDSESLNHAPEAESDVNITLTLAISTESNDTIQYLFHRWSSDKTLIHVLAYILRFIYNTKNKTRTINPNNKLSGPLSVEELKKSDHALIRHAQMESFPHEYKLLQNNKPVLNKSKILSLHPFMKDGLVRVGGRIGLSHYAYEKKHPLILSHEHALTKLLMANAHIRTLHAGPQLLLSTIRERIWPTKGRMLASKIVNKCVPCFRANPKTTNPIMGNLPPSRVNPSPPFAITGIDYGGPYNIRDRTGRGYKVSKCYIAVFICFATKAIHLELITGLESANFLAALRRFIARRGKPKELVSDNSTTFHGASNELKDLQKYLQDSSSELVSHCADEGIKWSFIPVYTPHMGSLWESSIKLTKYHLKRVLGLSLLTYEQFVSILYQVESMVNSRPLCPLPSSNPDYPVLTPAHFLIGKAPNSLPDEDYNHVPKNRLTHYQLLQQITQDFWRRWSRDYIGTLQERTKWRSARGPSLAVDTVVLVRDERLPPCRWRLGKIVATQPGRDGVTRVAVIRTARGDIQRAFNNICPLPTSGEVI
- the LOC134748791 gene encoding uncharacterized protein LOC134748791 isoform X8 is translated as MTIVRKPRRSNPSDFKTFLKNRADRLEATSPAVPSDAPSTSKKAMVTTSEPIKGSSQPISWRRCDDSSPGEVNRRSWTSGGAGHVTTSERCRNARSGGARAAQASQSTPSSWYETSVCRPAGGGWARSSRRSRAGMASPGWPSSEPPEGTSNARSITFVHYLLRVKSYK
- the LOC134748791 gene encoding uncharacterized protein LOC134748791 isoform X9, with protein sequence MLAWQMLCERYNNPKRLVTNHMRALFDVEPVPSTPSGLRGLESANFLAALRRFIARRGKPKELDFWRRWSRDYIGTLQERTKWRSARGPSLAVDTVVLVRDERLPPCRWRLGKIVATQPGRDGVTRVAVIRTARGDIQRAFNNICPLPTSGEVI